Proteins from one Qingrenia yutianensis genomic window:
- a CDS encoding PIN domain-containing protein produces the protein MRVLVDTCVIVDALQDREPFSDNAKTIFYAVANKQIDGYISAKSITDIYYITHRATHSDESTRKILKTLLGLFDILDTAAIDCRKALSSDITDYEDAVMCETAERCEVDCIVTRNEKDYKKSKVKVLSPSELVKFLEETEEN, from the coding sequence ATGAGAGTTTTGGTTGATACCTGTGTTATCGTAGATGCACTTCAAGACCGTGAGCCTTTTTCGGATAATGCAAAAACAATATTTTATGCGGTTGCAAATAAACAAATCGATGGGTATATTTCCGCAAAATCAATAACCGATATTTATTATATCACCCACCGTGCAACTCATAGTGATGAAAGCACACGAAAGATTTTGAAAACTTTACTCGGACTTTTCGATATTCTCGACACGGCAGCCATTGATTGCAGAAAAGCATTGTCATCGGATATTACAGATTATGAAGATGCTGTTATGTGCGAAACAGCCGAAAGGTGCGAGGTGGACTGCATTGTAACAAGGAACGAAAAGGACTATAAAAAGTCAAAAGTAAAGGTATTATCTCCAAGTGAACTTGTGAAATTCTTGGAGGAGACAGAAGAAAACTAA
- a CDS encoding type II toxin-antitoxin system Phd/YefM family antitoxin, translating to MSITATELKQNLGRYLLIAATEDVFITKNGKVVAKLSNPNQDRVNMAKSLFGVLPQDITLEEAKNERIDTI from the coding sequence ATGTCAATTACAGCTACTGAATTAAAACAAAATCTTGGTCGTTATTTGCTGATAGCTGCAACGGAAGATGTTTTTATCACAAAAAACGGAAAAGTTGTAGCGAAGCTGTCAAACCCCAACCAAGACAGAGTAAATATGGCAAAATCTCTTTTTGGTGTTCTTCCGCAGGATATTACACTTGAAGAAGCTAAAAACGAGAGGATTGATACTATATGA